Genomic window (Candidatus Dormiibacterota bacterium):
CGTGCATGAAGGGATGGATCGCGCAGTGGTAGTGGTAGGTGCCCGGCGCGGTGAAGGTGTGGGTGTAGGTCCCGCCGGTGACGAGCGGCGACGACGCGAACGAGCCGTCGTCGGCGGTCACGGTGTGCTGGTCCTCGTCCTGCTGCGTCCACGTCACCGTGGTGCCGGGCTTGACCATCACCGTGGCCGGGCCGAATGCGAAGGCCGCAATGGCGACGTGGTCGGCGGCGACCGGGGCTGCGGGGGCGGCGCTCGTCGCCGCCGCCGGCATGCTCATCGTGCTCGTCGAGTTCGACGCCGCGGAGCCACCGGCGCCCGCGCCCGGCGCGGTGGCGGCACTGGTGCCGCCGCATCCGGCGAGGCCGATGCCGGTGGCGAGCGTGCTCGCGAGCAGCGCGGAGCGTCTGGCAGGGAAGCGCATGCTGATGTCCTCGTGTCCGTAGGGGGGCACTCACCCATACGGGCGGTGTTACAGCCGGCCCCAACCAACGGACGCGTGAATGAAGGCTCCCTCGCTGCC
Coding sequences:
- a CDS encoding cupredoxin family copper-binding protein, which gives rise to MRFPARRSALLASTLATGIGLAGCGGTSAATAPGAGAGGSAASNSTSTMSMPAAATSAAPAAPVAADHVAIAAFAFGPATVMVKPGTTVTWTQQDEDQHTVTADDGSFASSPLVTGGTYTHTFTAPGTYHYHCAIHPFMHGTVIVTNG